From Canis lupus baileyi chromosome X, mCanLup2.hap1, whole genome shotgun sequence:
gtgtgtgtgtgtgtgtgtgtgtgtgtgtgtgtgtgtgactatcacaaataaataaacattaaaaaaaagggggggtgccAGTGATGGTGCTCGGGAAGGCATCTGTTCTCGAAAGTGTACGCATGGCAGAGCTGGGGGAACTCCAAGCACCAAATGGAAGGGTTGGATGGCCATCACACCACTTCCACGGATTCACTAGCCAAGCACCATCATAGCCAGTTGAACCAGTTTCAGTGGGAGTTGATATTTCAGGTCAgacctcagattttttttcttcggTGTAGGGTGGCCAGATAAAATACAAGCTACGCAGTTAAGTTTGAATTTGAGATAAACAAGGGTAACTTTTTAGTAAGGTCGCCAATGTTTGGGGCATACTTGTATAAAAGTGATCTGAAATCCAAATTTTTCTaaactttgcttttattttaagtgtgtgattttaattatttacctcAGGCAACCCCAGCAGCACGGTTCTGCTGTGACAGATAATCACAAACACAGCGCCACCACGACCCGGGTGGCCTTCCGCCCCAAAAGTCCGATCCGAAGCCAGAGAGTACCGGCTTCCAGAAAAGGGGACGCTGTAACTAGGCAACCAAGACGCGAACCACCCGACCTTCTGCAAAATTCAGGTTTAGAAGTGCGGTGCATCCTGGGAGTGAGTTTTCTAAGTTCAGCTTCGCTTCCGAAGGCCACCAGACTACAACTCCCAGCAGCCCTAGAGACTCGCTGCGAGTCACGCTGGGATTTCTGACTTTACCCTCCGGAAGGCTCCTGGTAGGCTGCTTGTGTAAGAAGAGACCAGGGCCCGTTTCTAGAGGTTCGCCACCCTAAGAATTCATATAAAAAGTCCAACCGAGGAGTATTACTTTCGATGCAGAGAAAAACAAGTCTCCCCGAATATTGCGAAAACATGTGCCTACGCGCGCTGACGTTACAGCCAGCGCTGAAAGGTGGAGACTGAGCGGTGCTCCTGCACGTGACTCCAGCGCACCTTTCTGATTGGCCGCCTCGGGGGCGCGGCGCTCGGGCGCGGACGCCTCTGATTGGTGTTTCGGGGCAGCGGGGTGGGACTCTGGCCGCAGCCGCGGGAGGTCCGGACACTGGCGGCCATGGGACTTGCCGGTAAGTGCGCGTCTGACCCTGCGCCGGCACTCTCGGCCGCTTCCGGATGGGACTGGGCTGCACCCGTGGGAGTGTGGCCGGCGATGGAAGGGGCAAAGCCCGGGAGGCTTTGAAGCTCGGAAGTCGGGGGCGAGAGCCTCCGGACTCGAGTGGGGCTGAGGGTGCGCTGTGGCGGCCGCGCTGGAGCCGGTGCCGCGGAGACTGAGGCGGGCAGGTTGCAGGGTTCCCGGACCCCCAGCCTCAGACCCCTGCTCACGGTCTGGCTATCTTCCTCCTTTTGGGCCTGGCGAGACCCTGCTTGACTCCAACGGGGTCGTTGATTGAGCGGGGTCGTCCCTCCCTTGGCCCTGGCGCTCCCCGGTGACCTCTCAGAGTGAAGCTGGGGCATTGCCCCGGGGGTGGGTGTGAAAGCACCGTCCTCCAGACCCAAGCCCCCGCGAGGTCTCCCTAAGGCTCCTCGGGAGCCTCTCCTGCTGACTCCCCGGGGACTCGTTGGCTCTGGATGGTTGTAAATTTACGGCCATTCGCATTTGTCACTAAAGTGGCTGGGTGGAGACCTTAGTCAAATCGCTCAACTTGCTTGGCTTCTCTTTTGTAAAGCAAGCGAGGTATTCCTGGATCTCCAAGCCTCTTGTCGGCTCTAAAATCTAAGATTCTGTGGTTGTTCCATTTGTTGAGCTTTTACGCCATAAAGATGTTAGGCGTGATAACCCGGTGGAAGTAGGCAGGCGCCTCAGAACGTTTGCAGGTTAATGACAGAACTTCAGATAAATTCATGTGGTTCTtgactcccttttttttttttttttaaatcacctttttAAGTTGAGTACAACTGGAAATTCAGGTTTAGGTGACAAACCACAGTAAGAAAATGTACTGAAACCACTTAAAAGGACAGACCTGAGGAATCTCAATATTTGGTAGTCTTGAATCTTAAATAGTAAATTCAGGTCAAAAAACACTTATTGAGTATTTCTgagaatagatttaaaatatagatgACTTCGTTGCCAAGAATTAAGAGTTTATACAGGCAGTTAATTTACATTTCCTGCGTTTACAAGTGAAATCGGAAAATCAGACCTTTAGGATCGCTTTCCATTGTGTAGTTCAGTTTCTGGAAGTGTGGAAATCTCATTTGTAAATCTGAGGAAGATTTCACTGGTTTTCCAAGAcactctgttgctttttttttattttttatttttagctttaaaaGTGAGAATCTGTAATAGTACTGAATATCGAGTGAGCATTTTCTGCTGATGAGGGAGGATCTAGGAGACCCCTGAGATCCATATTTCCTCCTTTAGATGTAGAAAATGGCCCCACATCGGGTCCATCTTGAATTGAGCCTTTGTCTTTTAACTTCGAACTAAAGACAGGGATATTCCTGGAAGAAAGGCCTCCATAACTGAAAGAAAGGTTAAGAACATGAAAGGAGCAGCTTATTACCAGCCTTgaataaggaagaggaaaatgtaGATAAATGTCTGCAGCATGTGCTGTAGGCAGTACTTGAAAAAGACagttctaggggcgcctgggtggctcagtcagttgagcgactgcctttggcttgggtcatgatcccagggcccttcCTGGGATCGACCCTCGCTTCCTGCTCtctgcccagcggggagcctacttctccctctccctctgcctgcttgtgctctctcgtgatctctgtcaaataaataaataaattcttaaaaaaagttcTAGCTCCAGGTGTATTTTAGTTTAAACCACAAAGTAAATAGCAGAATTGTATGAGATTCATTGGGTCAGTGGCTAAGCTCTAGAGCAGGGCTGGCTAACTTTCTGTAAAGAGTCATGTATTTAATTACTGGAATGAACTGGTTTGCTAGCAGAGCACATTCTTATATACTGTGACATaacaaactcatttttttaaattatgtgttgcagtgttttttaagcaaaattaaaatataagggCATTGTGGAATCTAGTTTTGTTgtatggcacatagtaagtactaaGCAAGTACTAAGCAAGTCACTTACTTTCATTTTTAGGGGGAAACCTAGCAGATTTACATTAGCATAAAACTGTTTACATCTGGATTTGGAAAACGTAATGTATTTTGTCTCTGAGCTGAGATCTTGTTTTACTCTCTTTTTCAGGTACTAGACGACACAAATCTTAATCGAGTTGCTCTAAGGACAAATGCCTAAACCATCTCAGCATGGCCTATAGAGGAGGAGGTGGGCATGGCCAGCCTCGCTCATCTGTGCTCCCCCGTGTTAGCCCTGGAAGTCTCTCAGCATATAGGACCCGTACCCATAATATATGCATGGTGTCGGACTTTTTCTATCCTAACATGGGAGGCGTGGAAAGCCACATTTACCAGCTCTCTCAGTGCCTGATTGAAAGAGGGCACAAAGTCATAATTGTCACCCATGCTTACGGAAATCGGAAAGGCATCCGTTACCTCACTAATGGCCTCAAAGTCTATTACTTGCCTCTGAAAGTCATGTACAACCAATCTACAGCCACGACCCTCTTTCACAGTCTGCCATTGCTCAGGTACATATTTGTTCGGGAGAGAGTCACGATAATCCATTCACATAGTTCTTTTTCTGCCATGGCCCATGATGCCCTCTTCCACGCCAAGACAATGGGGCTCCAGACAGTCTTCACGGACCATTCCCTTTTCGGATTTGCTGATGTCAGCTCGGTGCTTACAAACAAGCTTCTAACTGTGTCTCTTTGTGACACAAACCACATAATTTGTGTCTCTTATACTAGTAAGGAAAACACTGTGCTAAGAGCAGCACTGAATCCTGAAATAGTGTCCGTCATTCCTAATGCTGTAGATCCTACTGACTTCACTCCAGACCCATTTAGAAGGCATGATAGTATAATAACTATTGTTGTTGTCAGCAGACTTGTTTACAGAAAAGGTAATGAAATGATAGCTACAATTGCACtgcacagactttttttttctcatagaaaGCTGTTGAATACTTGAATGTAATGATTGTTTGGCTTTTCGTTTTGTTTTATGGTCTTATGACTACTGCATTAAATGTAGCAAAGAAAGGTCTATTATTGTCTTACAtatccaaaaagaaatttttggaACGGTGGTGAATGCTGCCCCCCCTTTGATGATTTAATAGTTACTTAAAAACAGTAATCTGATGTTGTTTAATAGGTcaggtcttttttaaaagttaaaacagCCCTGCATGTGTGATAAGAAGTAAAAGGCTGAGCCCACCATATAGCCCTTTCTGATGACAAAAGTTATGTCTTTCATTGCAGGTATTTTGAAAACTAAGAAAGCACAGGGGTGAAAACTAAAATCAGCTGTAACTCTACTCTTCAGGAATGAGCCTTatgaatattttgatttataactCTCCTGTCTTTTATGCATATCCGCAGAATCAATGAGCTTGTTCCACACGTTGAGGTTTTGCAGcttgcttatttcatttagtcgCAGATGAGCTATTAAGAACACGTAGGCAAGTAAGTGGTGAAGGCGCGGGGATTAGACAGCCTGGAGTCTGATCCTGGCTGCATCCCATTGTGTGATTGAAGACatgttacttaacatctctgagtctcagttttttcatttgtatgaTTTGGGCAACAAGGGGAATCTTGTGAGGGTTCGGTGATGGTTCCTATAAAGTACTTAGGCCAGTTGGTATTTGATAAGTGTCTGCCGTTaccaaagaggattttttttttgatgcctcTGCAGCATTTAATGGACACCGCAGTAGCATTCGTAGAGCCTTGTCTGCTGGAAGCCTGGAACAGTCTGGTTATTCAGAACCTAAGCGGTCTTTGGATGGTCTTTGAAAACCTGTCCAGTAATCAAAATTGTCAAATTGTCACTTCAAGTAGGGAACCATTAAAAAGATAACACgtactcttccttaaatgttttgaGTTTGA
This genomic window contains:
- the PIGA gene encoding phosphatidylinositol N-acetylglucosaminyltransferase subunit A isoform X2; translated protein: MAYRGGGGHGQPRSSVLPRVSPGSLSAYRTRTHNICMVSDFFYPNMGGVESHIYQLSQCLIERGHKVIIVTHAYGNRKGIRYLTNGLKVYYLPLKVMYNQSTATTLFHSLPLLRYIFVRERVTIIHSHSSFSAMAHDALFHAKTMGLQTVFTDHSLFGFADVSSVLTNKLLTVSLCDTNHIICVSYTSKENTVLRAALNPEIVSVIPNAVDPTDFTPDPFRRHDSIITIVVVSRLVYRKGTDLLSGIIPELCQKYPDLNFIIGGEGPKRIILEEVRERYQLHDRVRLLGALEHKDVRNVLVQGHIFLNTSLTEAFCMAIVEAASCGLQVVSTRVGGIPEVLPENLIILCEPSVKSLCKGLEKAISQLKSGALPAPENIHNIVKTFYTWRNVAERTEKSTKCFCMLSPSILSNTALRGRGKEEPLSTQQRARLELSDGG